The following are encoded in a window of Flavobacterium sp. WC2421 genomic DNA:
- a CDS encoding ABC transporter ATP-binding protein — protein sequence METILSIKNLNKRYSSLQALKDVSFEIKKGHVYGILGPNGSGKSTTLGIVLNVVNKTSGEYFWFDGKMETHEALKKVGAIIERPNFYPYMTAEENLKLVCKIKNINYTKIQEKLELVGLDERKNSKFSTFSLGMKQRLAIASALLNDPEILILDEPTNGLDPQGIHQIRDIIKQIAAQGTTILLASHLLDEVEKVCTHVLVLRKGTVLYSGSVDGMTANEGFFELQADDNTNLISVLKTHPAVESVKTEEGKVFVYLKNALEAAELNKFLFEKNICLSHLVKRKNSLEEQFLELTSTVTPTTLN from the coding sequence TTGGAAACCATTCTTTCGATTAAAAATCTCAATAAACGCTATAGCAGTTTACAAGCCCTAAAAGATGTCTCTTTTGAAATAAAAAAAGGGCATGTATACGGAATTTTAGGACCTAATGGAAGTGGAAAATCAACCACATTGGGAATTGTTTTGAATGTAGTAAATAAAACATCCGGAGAATACTTTTGGTTTGATGGTAAAATGGAAACTCATGAAGCTTTGAAAAAAGTAGGGGCTATTATTGAAAGACCTAACTTTTATCCTTACATGACGGCGGAAGAAAATCTAAAGTTAGTTTGTAAAATTAAGAATATCAACTATACTAAAATTCAGGAAAAACTAGAATTAGTAGGTTTAGATGAAAGAAAAAATAGTAAGTTCAGTACTTTTTCTTTAGGAATGAAACAGCGCCTAGCCATTGCTTCTGCCCTACTGAATGATCCAGAAATCCTTATTCTTGATGAACCTACCAATGGATTAGATCCACAAGGAATTCACCAAATTAGAGATATTATCAAGCAAATCGCTGCACAAGGAACAACCATATTACTTGCTTCTCATTTACTCGATGAAGTCGAAAAAGTATGCACCCATGTATTGGTTTTAAGAAAAGGAACTGTTTTATATTCTGGTTCTGTTGATGGCATGACTGCAAATGAAGGATTCTTTGAGCTACAAGCTGATGACAACACTAATTTAATTTCCGTTTTAAAAACACATCCAGCTGTAGAAAGTGTAAAAACAGAAGAGGGAAAAGTTTTTGTTTATTTAAAAAATGCATTAGAAGCGGCTGAATTAAACAAATTCCTTTTTGAAAAAAACATATGTTTAAGTCATTTGGTAAAACGTAAAAATAGCCTTGAAGAACAGTTTTTAGAATTGACCAGTACAGTTACACCAACAACATTAAACTAG
- a CDS encoding response regulator, whose protein sequence is MKNKITYIIDDDKLSIKLMSMLITKNHFCEEIIPFFNPQVALENLKKNATDPDNLPDVILLDLNMPILDGWQFLDEFILLPIKKDISIFIVTSSIDPSDIEMAKKYDMVKSYIMKPINAKKLEEASKLI, encoded by the coding sequence ATGAAAAATAAAATTACTTATATTATTGATGATGATAAATTATCTATAAAATTAATGAGTATGTTAATTACAAAAAATCATTTTTGTGAAGAGATTATTCCGTTTTTTAACCCCCAAGTTGCATTAGAAAACTTAAAAAAAAACGCTACAGATCCTGATAATTTGCCTGATGTTATCTTACTTGATTTAAATATGCCAATACTAGATGGTTGGCAATTTTTGGACGAATTTATCCTTTTACCAATAAAAAAAGATATTTCAATTTTTATTGTTACCTCTTCCATTGATCCTTCAGATATTGAAATGGCAAAAAAATATGATATGGTAAAAAGCTATATTATGAAACCTATCAACGCAAAAAAATTAGAAGAAGCCTCAAAATTAATTTAA